In a genomic window of Primulina huaijiensis isolate GDHJ02 chromosome 10, ASM1229523v2, whole genome shotgun sequence:
- the LOC140986196 gene encoding uncharacterized protein isoform X1 has protein sequence MDDSMEKTTSSLAIVEKKPQRTRGCVGIFFELFDWNRRFSKKKLFSKRLLPPVRWKQGSKENGGDENSGGFPNMKKNRGSTNVDLGRKYETRAPSLVARLMGLESMPVLQRQKSKVVQVSGYESYKPEKFVNNERENEGGVLNAGKSGSKHELRPQKLQKTGFNEQMPMTPCGAETHQFKNVLLKSKKHHPKLPTPVKSPRNLSKKNASKLIGVATRILEPGLQTSRSKSSLTYSNTLHHSPKCEIVLDEECFGQWPGVLSNQLEDSATFASVALKGHQSCPNCGRCMDNLGSRARISEQPLIFNLPSSHCAGLSGQGSEKTQLGEPTFYQELEDELPEEYPLAKAPPFTGYERPFVRHKPQKSCFSGQVCEPWMDELLSCSSNHKTQNQNQISLLRNSVPARSKLNSLSHDKVSSSDSIKERRNFASFNRSSSGLTRSRLHVGMGPGKFETERCIENRQNDLVLQGQKRRSVNISRQGESCSGLSSTVNKQTYLFPHSMSRNEMGANVHSDNHQRNRTELLGLQERRVGSGQGDHTAISFRFNSPSKQKPGFPAVTKRSIQNDSATDDKSSGLNENDSRKRFERPLPLCGDALSVLLEQKLKELTCQSDDVGGNAAKKTTAMILQELITALTLEIPFQQDKSPVMSKRETSSLSRLSCSKSSTICQANTVKVKRSADQLVESDRLSPGSVLEAYSSDMSLSSSQGDTFENLDSLASINIANTSKQLVANINNNVSDIFRCLTLANCGLKGTKLDLANDVILNAELVIGNVAPTCSIVQRNFSIKHLLIEELETLATVLWMNFGCSLGVEDSKEANQLRTFALDSIIEYLDSRFGRYLDLGSTLSQQLPLFLNTNTVFSAIVEDVRKWEESSRFVFEDLIEREMRSATEWTRFETEKLDTAVEISRHLLQSLVEDIVIDF, from the exons ATGGATGATAGCATGGAGAAGACGACTTCATCTTTGGCTATTGTGGAGAAGAAGCCTCAGAGAACGAGAGGCTGCGTGGGCATTTTCTTCGAACTATTTGATTGGAACCGTAGGTTTTCAAAGAAGAAGCTTTTTTCCAAGAGATTGCTTCCTCCAG TTCGGTGGAAACAAGGTTCGAAGGAAAACGGGGGAGATGAGAATAGCGGTGGTTTCCCAAATATGAAGAAGAATCGTGGATCGACCAATGTTGATCTTGGACGAAAGTATGAAACAAGAGCTCCTAGTTTGGTTGCCAGGCTCATGGGTCTGGAATCAATGCCGGTATTACAAAGGCAGAAGTCCAAAGTCGTTCAAGTATCTGGATATGAAAGTTATAAACCAGAGAAGTTTGTGAATAATGAGCGTGAAAATGAGGGAGGAGTTTTGAATGCAGGGAAAAGTGGAAGTAAGCATGAATTGAGGCCCCAAAAGCTTCAAAAGACGGGCTTTAATGAGCAGATGCCAATGACTCCATGCGGGGCTGAGACGCATCAATTTAAGAATGTTTTATTGAAATCAAAAAAGCATCATCCCAAGCTCCCTACTCCAGTCAAAAGTCCTAGAAATCTTTCCAAGAAAAATGCTTCTAAGTTGATTGGTGTGGCGACTAGAATTCTGGAACCTGGACTACAAACCAGCAGGTCTAAATCTTCTCTCACTTACTCCAACACCTTGCACCATTCTCCTAAATGCGAGATTGTTTTGGACGAAGAGTGTTTTGGACAATGGCCAGGTGTGTTATCAAACCAACTAGAGGATTCTGCCACATTTGCAAGTGTTGCTTTGAAGGGACATCAGTCTTGCCCAAACTGTGGCCGTTGTATGGATAATTTGGGTTCTAGAGCACGTATCAGTGAGCAGCCGCTCATTTTTAACTTACCGTCATCCCATTGTGCAGGTCTCTCTGGTCAAGGATCAGAAAAAACTCAGTTAGGGGAGCCAACATTTTATCAAGAACTAGAAGACGAGTTGCCAGAGGAATACCCATTAGCCAAGGCTCCTCCATTCACAGGCTATGAACGACCTTTTGTTAGGCACAAACCACAGAAAAGTTGTTTCAGTGGACAGGTATGTGAACCTTGGATGGATGAACTCCTCTCATGTAGTTCTAACCACAAGACTCAAAACCAAAATCAGATTTCACTGCTAAGGAATTCAGTCCCTGCCAGGTCAAAACTAAACAGTCTGTCACATGATAAGGTCTCATCGTCAGATTCCATCAAAGAGAGAAGGAATTTTGCTTCATTCAATCGAAGTTCAAGTGGTCTTACTAGGTCGCGATTACATGTTGGAATGGGCCCTGGGAAATTTGAAACTGAAAGGTGTATTGAAAACAGACAGAATGATTTGGTATTACAAGGACAAAAGAGGAGATCGGTTAATATCTCTAGACAGGGTGAAAGCTGCTCAGGTTTGAGCTCTACCGTTAATAAGCAAACTTATCTTTTTCCTCATTCAATGTCTCGGAATGAAATGGGAGCAAATGTTCACTCTGATAACCACCAAAGAAATAGAACTGAATTGCTTGGTTTACAGGAAAGAAGAGTTGGCAGTGGCCAGGGGGACCATACTGCTATTTCTTTTCGATTTAATTCTCCATCAAAGCAGAAACCTGGATTTCCTGCAGTTACAAAAAGAAGCATTCAAAACGATTCAGCTACTGATGACAAATCATCTGGATTAAATGAAAATGATTCAAGGAAAAGGTTTGAAAGGCCACTCCCTCTATGTGGAGATGCCTTAAGCGTCCTTCTTGAACAAAAGTTGAAGGAATTGACTTGCCAAAGTGACGATGTTGGAGGTAATGCAGCTAAGAAAACCACTGCTATGATTTTGCAGGAGCTAATAACTGCCTTAACCTTGGAAATACCGTTTCAGCAGGATAAATCTCCAGTTATGTCGAAGAGGGAAACTAGTTCTCTAAGCCGTTTGTCATGCTCAAAGTCTTCTACTATTTGTCAG GCGAACACAGTGAAAGTGAAGAGATCGGCAGATCAACTAGTTGAAAGTGACCGGCTAAGTCCGGGATCTGTTCTCGAAGCATATTCTTCTGATATGAGTCTTTCCAGCAGTCAAGGCGATACTTTTG AGAATTTGGATTCTTTGGCCTCCATAAACATAGCAAATACAAGTAAACAACTGGTTGCCAACATCAACAACAACGTTTCAGACATTTTTCGATGCCTGACACTTGCTAACTGTGGGTTGAAAGGAACGAAGCTTGATCTTGCAAACGATGTTATCTTGAATGCTGAGTTGGTGATTGGGAATGTAGCTCCTACATGTTCAATTGTACAAAGAAATTTTTCTATCAAACATTTGCTAATCGAGGAACTTGAAACACTTGCAACTGTTCTTTGGATGAATTTTGGTTGCTCCCTTGGCGTTGAGGATAGTAAAGAGGCAAATCAGCTTCGAACATTTGCGCTGGATTCGATCATAGAGTATCTTGATTCAA
- the LOC140986196 gene encoding uncharacterized protein isoform X2: MDDSMEKTTSSLAIVEKKPQRTRGCVGIFFELFDWNRRFSKKKLFSKRLLPPVRWKQGSKENGGDENSGGFPNMKKNRGSTNVDLGRKYETRAPSLVARLMGLESMPVLQRQKSKVVQVSGYESYKPEKFVNNERENEGGVLNAGKSGSKHELRPQKLQKTGFNEQMPMTPCGAETHQFKNVLLKSKKHHPKLPTPVKSPRNLSKKNASKLIGVATRILEPGLQTSRSKSSLTYSNTLHHSPKCEIVLDEECFGQWPGVLSNQLEDSATFASVALKGHQSCPNCGRCMDNLGSRARISEQPLIFNLPSSHCAGLSGQGSEKTQLGEPTFYQELEDELPEEYPLAKAPPFTGYERPFVRHKPQKSCFSGQVCEPWMDELLSCSSNHKTQNQNQISLLRNSVPARSKLNSLSHDKVSSSDSIKERRNFASFNRSSSGLTRSRLHVGMGPGKFETERCIENRQNDLVLQGQKRRSVNISRQGESCSGLSSTVNKQTYLFPHSMSRNEMGANVHSDNHQRNRTELLGLQERRVGSGQGDHTAISFRFNSPSKQKPGFPAVTKRSIQNDSATDDKSSGLNECGDALSVLLEQKLKELTCQSDDVGGNAAKKTTAMILQELITALTLEIPFQQDKSPVMSKRETSSLSRLSCSKSSTICQANTVKVKRSADQLVESDRLSPGSVLEAYSSDMSLSSSQGDTFENLDSLASINIANTSKQLVANINNNVSDIFRCLTLANCGLKGTKLDLANDVILNAELVIGNVAPTCSIVQRNFSIKHLLIEELETLATVLWMNFGCSLGVEDSKEANQLRTFALDSIIEYLDSRFGRYLDLGSTLSQQLPLFLNTNTVFSAIVEDVRKWEESSRFVFEDLIEREMRSATEWTRFETEKLDTAVEISRHLLQSLVEDIVIDF, from the exons ATGGATGATAGCATGGAGAAGACGACTTCATCTTTGGCTATTGTGGAGAAGAAGCCTCAGAGAACGAGAGGCTGCGTGGGCATTTTCTTCGAACTATTTGATTGGAACCGTAGGTTTTCAAAGAAGAAGCTTTTTTCCAAGAGATTGCTTCCTCCAG TTCGGTGGAAACAAGGTTCGAAGGAAAACGGGGGAGATGAGAATAGCGGTGGTTTCCCAAATATGAAGAAGAATCGTGGATCGACCAATGTTGATCTTGGACGAAAGTATGAAACAAGAGCTCCTAGTTTGGTTGCCAGGCTCATGGGTCTGGAATCAATGCCGGTATTACAAAGGCAGAAGTCCAAAGTCGTTCAAGTATCTGGATATGAAAGTTATAAACCAGAGAAGTTTGTGAATAATGAGCGTGAAAATGAGGGAGGAGTTTTGAATGCAGGGAAAAGTGGAAGTAAGCATGAATTGAGGCCCCAAAAGCTTCAAAAGACGGGCTTTAATGAGCAGATGCCAATGACTCCATGCGGGGCTGAGACGCATCAATTTAAGAATGTTTTATTGAAATCAAAAAAGCATCATCCCAAGCTCCCTACTCCAGTCAAAAGTCCTAGAAATCTTTCCAAGAAAAATGCTTCTAAGTTGATTGGTGTGGCGACTAGAATTCTGGAACCTGGACTACAAACCAGCAGGTCTAAATCTTCTCTCACTTACTCCAACACCTTGCACCATTCTCCTAAATGCGAGATTGTTTTGGACGAAGAGTGTTTTGGACAATGGCCAGGTGTGTTATCAAACCAACTAGAGGATTCTGCCACATTTGCAAGTGTTGCTTTGAAGGGACATCAGTCTTGCCCAAACTGTGGCCGTTGTATGGATAATTTGGGTTCTAGAGCACGTATCAGTGAGCAGCCGCTCATTTTTAACTTACCGTCATCCCATTGTGCAGGTCTCTCTGGTCAAGGATCAGAAAAAACTCAGTTAGGGGAGCCAACATTTTATCAAGAACTAGAAGACGAGTTGCCAGAGGAATACCCATTAGCCAAGGCTCCTCCATTCACAGGCTATGAACGACCTTTTGTTAGGCACAAACCACAGAAAAGTTGTTTCAGTGGACAGGTATGTGAACCTTGGATGGATGAACTCCTCTCATGTAGTTCTAACCACAAGACTCAAAACCAAAATCAGATTTCACTGCTAAGGAATTCAGTCCCTGCCAGGTCAAAACTAAACAGTCTGTCACATGATAAGGTCTCATCGTCAGATTCCATCAAAGAGAGAAGGAATTTTGCTTCATTCAATCGAAGTTCAAGTGGTCTTACTAGGTCGCGATTACATGTTGGAATGGGCCCTGGGAAATTTGAAACTGAAAGGTGTATTGAAAACAGACAGAATGATTTGGTATTACAAGGACAAAAGAGGAGATCGGTTAATATCTCTAGACAGGGTGAAAGCTGCTCAGGTTTGAGCTCTACCGTTAATAAGCAAACTTATCTTTTTCCTCATTCAATGTCTCGGAATGAAATGGGAGCAAATGTTCACTCTGATAACCACCAAAGAAATAGAACTGAATTGCTTGGTTTACAGGAAAGAAGAGTTGGCAGTGGCCAGGGGGACCATACTGCTATTTCTTTTCGATTTAATTCTCCATCAAAGCAGAAACCTGGATTTCCTGCAGTTACAAAAAGAAGCATTCAAAACGATTCAGCTACTGATGACAAATCATCTGGATTAAATGAA TGTGGAGATGCCTTAAGCGTCCTTCTTGAACAAAAGTTGAAGGAATTGACTTGCCAAAGTGACGATGTTGGAGGTAATGCAGCTAAGAAAACCACTGCTATGATTTTGCAGGAGCTAATAACTGCCTTAACCTTGGAAATACCGTTTCAGCAGGATAAATCTCCAGTTATGTCGAAGAGGGAAACTAGTTCTCTAAGCCGTTTGTCATGCTCAAAGTCTTCTACTATTTGTCAG GCGAACACAGTGAAAGTGAAGAGATCGGCAGATCAACTAGTTGAAAGTGACCGGCTAAGTCCGGGATCTGTTCTCGAAGCATATTCTTCTGATATGAGTCTTTCCAGCAGTCAAGGCGATACTTTTG AGAATTTGGATTCTTTGGCCTCCATAAACATAGCAAATACAAGTAAACAACTGGTTGCCAACATCAACAACAACGTTTCAGACATTTTTCGATGCCTGACACTTGCTAACTGTGGGTTGAAAGGAACGAAGCTTGATCTTGCAAACGATGTTATCTTGAATGCTGAGTTGGTGATTGGGAATGTAGCTCCTACATGTTCAATTGTACAAAGAAATTTTTCTATCAAACATTTGCTAATCGAGGAACTTGAAACACTTGCAACTGTTCTTTGGATGAATTTTGGTTGCTCCCTTGGCGTTGAGGATAGTAAAGAGGCAAATCAGCTTCGAACATTTGCGCTGGATTCGATCATAGAGTATCTTGATTCAA
- the LOC140985958 gene encoding uncharacterized protein encodes MAAEGNIGFAQPSIPKFDGDYDHWSMLMENFLRSKEYWNLIEIGYSEPGETEVLTAAQKKTLDDLKLKDLKRKFQGNARVQRAQLQALRRDFEILEMQVGESVSDYFSRVMLVANNMRNYGEDMPDVKVVEKILRSLTEQFNYIVCSIEESKDMDSLTVDELQSSLIVHEQKFRRKNGEDHALKVSTGEKFPTRGRGRSTFRGRGRGRGRQSFDRATIECYKCHKLGHYQYECPALDKEANYAELDEQEELLLMSYVEMNNTKKEXT; translated from the exons ATGGCAGCAGAAGGAAACATTGGTTTTGCTCAACCTAGCATTCCTAAGTTCGATGGAGATTATGACCACTGGAGTATGCTGATGGAAAACTTTTTGCGATCTAAGGAATACTGGAATCTCATCGAAATTGGTTACTCTGAACCTGGAGAAACAGAAGTTTTGACAGCCGCACAGAAAAAGACATTGGATGATCTTAAGCTCAAGGATTTAAAG AGAAAGTTTCAAGGAAATGCAAGGGTTCAACGTGCACAACTCCAGGCACTTCGTCGAgattttgaaattctggaaatgCAGGTTGGAGAATCGGTTTCCGACTACTTCTCAAGAGTGATGCTGGTTGCTAATAACATGAGAAACTATGGAGAAGACATGCCAGATGTCAAAGTGGTGGAGAAAATTCTACGGTCCTTAACAGAACAGTTCAACTACATTGTATGTTCTATTGAGGAGTCAAAGGACATGGATTCTCTCACTGTTGATGAGTTGCAGAGCTCCTTGATTGTGCATGAACAAAAGTTTCGAAGGAAAAATGGAGAAGATCATGCTTTGAAAGTAAGTACGGGGGAGAAGTTTCCTACACGAGGAAGAGGTAGAAGCACATTTAGAGGACGAGGTAGAGGAAGAGGAAGACAAAGTTTCGATCGAGCCACGATTGAATGCTATAAATGTCACAAACTCGGTCATTATCAATATGAATGTCCTGCCTTGGACAAGGAGGCAAATTATGCTGAGTTAGATGAACAAGAAGAGCTCTTGTTGATGTCATATGTAGAGATGAACAACACAAAAAAGGAAANAACATGA
- the LOC140985959 gene encoding uncharacterized protein: MAIEVFSDTPNLVISPRISFSHDLSPNNVVPIEQYLRSNNSSIDFDFCVFKESFGQDPSSADELFSDGKILPIQIKKPQPPPPPPAKTAAVPPPPPPAGKHTITPYFETRKPISESDEKHSSKSLFWGLKRSTSLNGGGGNGRGLCPLTLLSRSNSTGSNANVKRSSNTKQSLVRSSSCSQQKPPLRKSNHSSHCYGVKIHPVLNVPPANLFGLGSIFNYSGTNKSKKK; the protein is encoded by the coding sequence ATGGCGATCGAAGTTTTCTCCGACACCCCCAACCTGGTAATAAGTCCCCGGATCTCATTTTCACACGATCTCTCACCAAACAACGTAGTTCCCATCGAACAATACCTTCGATCCAACAATTCTAGCATCGATTTCGATTTCTGTGTCTTCAAAGAAAGCTTTGGCCAAGATCCCTCTTCCGCCGACGAGCTATTCTCCGACGGAAAAATTCTCCCCATTCAAATCAAGAAACCACAGCCTCCACCTCCCCCGCCTGCTAAAACAGCGGCGGTGCCACCACCTCCGCCGCCAGCAGGCAAGCACACAATTACTCCCTACTTCGAAACAAGAAAACCCATATCGGAATCTGATGAAAAACACAGCAGCAAATCATTGTTCTGGGGGTTGAAGCGCAGCACGAGTTTGAACGGCGGCGGCGGAAACGGGCGGGGTTTGTGTCCATTGACGCTTCTGTCTCGGAGCAACTCAACAGGTTCCAATGCTAACGTTAAACGGTCGAGCAATACGAAGCAGAGCTTGGTCAGATCATCGTCTTGCAGCCAGCAGAAGCCGCCATTGAGGAAGAGTAATCATTCTTCGCATTGCTACGGGGTTAAAATCCATCCTGTTCTGAACGTTCCTCCGGCGAATCTCTTTGGTTTGGGTTCTATCTTTAATTATAGTGGCACCAATAAGAGCAAAAaaaagtga